From the genome of Cytophagales bacterium WSM2-2:
CGCCCTACAAACTACAGCCGGCGGATATTCTCTCCGTGCAAATTAAGAGCTCTGCTGAGAAAGAGGTTTCAGGAATCTTCAATATTTCTACTCAAAATATAATGATGGCAAATCCAGGCACTTTGTTTCTGGAAGGCTATTCTATTGATGTTAGTGGAAAAATTACGTTGCCGATTCTGGGAGAAATGATGATCAAGGATTTAACGGTCGAAGAGGCTCAACAAGTTATTCAAGCGAATGCCAATAAGTATTTCAATAACGCAATAGTGATCGTAAAGATGATCAGTTTTAAAGTGACGGTCCTTGGTGAGGTTAAGAATCCGGGATATTATTTTGTGTATAATAATCAGGCGACCGCCCTGGAGGCCCTGGGTATGGCGGGCGACCTGACCAATTTTGGAAATCGCAGGAACATCAAGCTTCTACGACAACAAGCATCCGGCACAGAAGTAATTTTGCTGGACCTTACAAATTCTGACCTTCTAAAATCCGAATTTTTTTTTCTCAAGCCTGGAGATGTATTGTATGTCGAGCCGCTCAAGGCGCGTTCCAAGAGGTTGAACCTGGAACTTCTTAGTGTGCTGTTTGCAGCAACAACTACTGCCGTTCTCATTTTCAGTTACGTAAATACAAATAGATAATGGATGAAAAAGTAAACATCAAAGCGATTATATATAAACTCATATCGAAGTGGTACTATTTCTTGATCTGTATCGCCATTACAGTACCACTGGCATATGCCTATATTCAATTTGCTGACACCATATTCCAGGTACGAGCCTCGATATTGTTGACCGGCCAAATGAAGAATGGTATGGGTAACGAGAAATTCTTGAAAGGAATGGAGCTCTTGTCATCGCATACAGAATTAGAGGATGAGATTGGTATTTTGAAATCGTTCAACCTGGTTGGCAGTACTCTTGAGAAGCTTGACTTCGGAATTTCCTATTTTGAAAGAAAGAATTTCAAGACATACGAAAGATATAATGACGATTGCCCGTTTAAAATTGAAATGGACTCCAACGTCAATCAAATTTTAAATGTTCCCGTCTATATAAAGAGGACCTCACCTACCTCTTATTCTGTGTCTGCATCAGCAAAAAACGTCAGCACGTATAATTTCGGTACAAATCGATTTGCGGGAGTTGAACCCCAGGTTGATATCAAAAAGACACAGACAAATGAAAAACCATTCAGTGCGAGAAATTTGAGTTTTAAAATAGCCTTCAATTATCCTTACGATGCTGACAATGAGAAAGCATACTTTTTCATAATTCAGGATCCGTGTTCCCTTACCGAGGTATATCGCGAAAAACTGGATATTAAACCCATCTCAAGAGAGTCAAACATCGTTGAGATTACCATGCGGGGAAGAAACCCAAAGAAGGACATTTTATTCCTTAATACGCTACTGGATGTTTATCTCGCCAATGAGCTTCATAAAAGAAATATACTAGGGATAAAGACAATTCAGTTTATCGATGACCAACTCAGCGGTGTATCAAATGAATTGAAACAGGCAGAAGGTTCTCTCGAATCATTCAGATCACGAAATAATATACTCAACATAACTGCCACAGCTGATAACTTAACAAAGACACTCGATCGGCTGGAGACCGACAAATCAGCTTTGGAATTGAAACTCAAGTATTATAAATATATAGCAAGCGCTCTTGATAAAGCGGATCTGAAGAATATTCAAACTCCATCTACTTTTGGCCTTGAAGATCCTTTGCTGAACAACCTTCTAATTGAGCTCGAGAGACTTAACCAAGAGCGGATTGGTTTAAACTATAGTACAAAGGACACCAATCCGGTTGTTAAAGTACTCGATCTCAAAATCGCCAATCACAAAAAAGCACTTATGGATAACGTCAGCAATTTTGTCCAGGCTTCCACGAATGCGCTGGCGGATTTGAATCGTAAAATTGACGATATCCAGCGCAACGTTAATGAACTTCCACGCAGCGAACGTGAGTTGGTGAACATCCAGCGAAAATTTGATTTCAACGACAACGTGTATAATTATTTGCTGGAAAAGCGTGCAGAAGCAGGAATTGCAATAGCATCAAACACAAATGAAAAAACGATTGTAGACAAGGCTCAACAAGTGGGTGGTGGTCCTGTCTCGCCTAATAGGAAACTGATTATGATTGTAGCCTTATTTGGTGGATTTGCCTTAGCTATAGGATTGATCATGCTAAATGATATGTTGCGAAATGACCGAATCATTACAACCGAAGACGTGGAGAAGAGTACGCGGATTCCCACCATTGGTACGATCGTTCACGGGGCAAAGCGCGATCAGACGGCAGGAATTGTTGCCAACGGCAAATCAGTGCTAGCGGAGTGTTTCCGCTCACTTCGGGTTAACCTGGAATATCTTACGCTTGGCAAAGAGAAAAGTGTAATTGGCATTACATCTTCTATTATGAGTGAAGGCAAAACTTTCTGTTCTTCTAATTTGGCCTTGTCGATGGCACAATCCGGAAGGAAGACTATTTTGATTGATGCCGATATGCGAAGGCCTCAGGTAGCAAAAGCCTTCGGGCTCGCAAACAATAAGGGCCTTTCAAATTATCTGATTGGCGCATGTTCACTTGATGAAATAATCAATACCACGGCAACAGACGGTCTTCATGTGATTACATCAGGCGCCATTCCACCCAATCCGCTTGACCTTGTTGGACTACCGAAGATGGAACAATTGATCGAAGATCTGAAGCAAAAATATGACATGATCATTATTGATTCACCACCCGTAGGGCCAGTCTCAGAATATGTTATTCTCATGAAATATACCGGGGCAAATATTTGCGTGATACGTTCCAACTACACTAACCGAACACACCTGGAGAAAATCAACAAGCTCTATGACGAGAAGAAAATCAAAAATCTGAGTGTAGTGTTGAATGATGCAAAGTTGTCTCTGAATGGATACTCCTACTACGCATATAAGTAAGGGTTTAATTATTTTTTACTTATGGATTTTGCCGCAGGTCGTTTTAGAAAGTATGCCGAAAATGCAATCTGGTTGATTTTTGAAAAAGGATTTTCTCTTTTTGTAGGGCTTGTAGTTGCAATTAGCGTAGCCCGATATTTAAAACCTGAAAGCTATGGTCTCTTAAACTACTCTCTGAGTTTTGTAAGTATTTTTTCCGCATTCTCCACGTTAGGCATCGATCAGATTATCATACGTGAGCTTTCAAAAGATCCGGCCAAACAGGCCGACCTTTTGGGCACTGGCTTTGTTATAAAAGTTGCAGGCTCAATATTTATGATAGTTCCAATGATGGCAGTTATGGCCTTCATGGGTCATGATGCATTCACCAATACGCTTATCATGATTATTGCAATAGCTGAGATTTTCAAGGGATTTGAAGTCATTAACTATTTTTTTCAGTCGCAAGTGATGTCTAAATTTGTGGTTCAGGTTCAGCTTGTCATCAATTTTGTGATCAGCCTGGCCAAAATTGGAATGGTTTCCATTCATGCTCCACTTATCTGGTTCGCCATTATTGTAATTCTCGGCTCCATTCTTAATGCAGCAGGATTCATTTATGCGTATCGCACCCGTGAGGGCACACCGTGGAACTGGAAATTCAAAAACACACTGGCACTGGAGCTCTTGCGCGAATCGTGGCCGTTAGCATTGTACGGTGTTGCCTTAAACATTCAGGCCCGAATTGACCAGGTGATGCTGGGCAATATGATGAATAACTATGAAGTTGGGCAGTATTCAGTAGCCCTGAAATTCATAGAAATATTTGGTTTCGTCCCGGTGATTTTGATGAATACGTTTATGCCAGCTGTTGCCAAAGCCAAGGTTGCCGGCAGTGACCTCTACCATAATCGTCTCACAAATTTATATCGCCTTATGTTTTTAGCATTCGTGGTAGTTGGAGTGCCTATTTACTTTTTTTCAAAGGATGTGATTGTTCTTCTCTATGGCCGGGAATTCGAGGCCGCCGGGTACCTCCTGTCGCTCTTTTCTCTGAGGCTCTTCTTTTCGAATATGGGAGTAGGTAAATCTGTTTTCATAGTTAATGAGAGCTTGTTCAAATATTCTCTGCTCACTGTGGTCATCGGGGCAGTAGCCAATATCTCTCTCAACTATTTCATGATACCCCTTTACGGCCCTTATGGCGCCATTGTCGCCAGTATGTTATCATTCACAGTAAGTATTTTTCTGCTTGATGCATTTTTTGAAAAAACAAGACTTAATCAGAAACTGATGCTCCACGGCATCTTTTCATTTTGGAAACTAAATGATGTTGCCTAAGCAAAATGCACTTATGATTTGCATTAAGCCTGAAACTGAGAAACAGATTTTATGCCCCCGGTGCAATCATAAATCAGCAGTACTGGAAATTGTAATAAGATCGATCTTCACAATGTTGGATTGCGTTTGTGAAAATTGTGGTTTTGGTTTTTTTCAAACGCTACCCGTCGGCCATAATGTAAACGACACATTCACGATCAGTAAATCTGGTGAGAAATTGCAATTGATTGACACTAAGCAGTCGTGGCTTACGGAAGTTTTGCTGAAATCATTCACGAACGAAAACCAAGATGAAGTCAGAATTG
Proteins encoded in this window:
- a CDS encoding O-unit flippase gives rise to the protein MDFAAGRFRKYAENAIWLIFEKGFSLFVGLVVAISVARYLKPESYGLLNYSLSFVSIFSAFSTLGIDQIIIRELSKDPAKQADLLGTGFVIKVAGSIFMIVPMMAVMAFMGHDAFTNTLIMIIAIAEIFKGFEVINYFFQSQVMSKFVVQVQLVINFVISLAKIGMVSIHAPLIWFAIIVILGSILNAAGFIYAYRTREGTPWNWKFKNTLALELLRESWPLALYGVALNIQARIDQVMLGNMMNNYEVGQYSVALKFIEIFGFVPVILMNTFMPAVAKAKVAGSDLYHNRLTNLYRLMFLAFVVVGVPIYFFSKDVIVLLYGREFEAAGYLLSLFSLRLFFSNMGVGKSVFIVNESLFKYSLLTVVIGAVANISLNYFMIPLYGPYGAIVASMLSFTVSIFLLDAFFEKTRLNQKLMLHGIFSFWKLNDVA
- a CDS encoding sugar transporter, whose amino-acid sequence is MFLTSSCYYNKSLVYLQNRNFSGNKATLIEGKRTPYKLQPADILSVQIKSSAEKEVSGIFNISTQNIMMANPGTLFLEGYSIDVSGKITLPILGEMMIKDLTVEEAQQVIQANANKYFNNAIVIVKMISFKVTVLGEVKNPGYYFVYNNQATALEALGMAGDLTNFGNRRNIKLLRQQASGTEVILLDLTNSDLLKSEFFFLKPGDVLYVEPLKARSKRLNLELLSVLFAATTTAVLIFSYVNTNR
- the wzc_1 gene encoding sugar transporter — protein: MDEKVNIKAIIYKLISKWYYFLICIAITVPLAYAYIQFADTIFQVRASILLTGQMKNGMGNEKFLKGMELLSSHTELEDEIGILKSFNLVGSTLEKLDFGISYFERKNFKTYERYNDDCPFKIEMDSNVNQILNVPVYIKRTSPTSYSVSASAKNVSTYNFGTNRFAGVEPQVDIKKTQTNEKPFSARNLSFKIAFNYPYDADNEKAYFFIIQDPCSLTEVYREKLDIKPISRESNIVEITMRGRNPKKDILFLNTLLDVYLANELHKRNILGIKTIQFIDDQLSGVSNELKQAEGSLESFRSRNNILNITATADNLTKTLDRLETDKSALELKLKYYKYIASALDKADLKNIQTPSTFGLEDPLLNNLLIELERLNQERIGLNYSTKDTNPVVKVLDLKIANHKKALMDNVSNFVQASTNALADLNRKIDDIQRNVNELPRSERELVNIQRKFDFNDNVYNYLLEKRAEAGIAIASNTNEKTIVDKAQQVGGGPVSPNRKLIMIVALFGGFALAIGLIMLNDMLRNDRIITTEDVEKSTRIPTIGTIVHGAKRDQTAGIVANGKSVLAECFRSLRVNLEYLTLGKEKSVIGITSSIMSEGKTFCSSNLALSMAQSGRKTILIDADMRRPQVAKAFGLANNKGLSNYLIGACSLDEIINTTATDGLHVITSGAIPPNPLDLVGLPKMEQLIEDLKQKYDMIIIDSPPVGPVSEYVILMKYTGANICVIRSNYTNRTHLEKINKLYDEKKIKNLSVVLNDAKLSLNGYSYYAYK